The genomic DNA TGTTTTTGCAATCTTTTTAATTTTTTCTTAAACTTTTTAACTCTCTTCGTCTTATTAATGTTTTTATAGATTTTTCCAGTAGAACAAGTTGCTAAATCTCTAACACCTAAATCTATACCGACACTTTCATCAGTTAACTTTACTTCTGGTTTCTCGCTTTTTATTCCAACTGTTAAAAGCCCCTATATTTGTTCTCTTTTTAAAATTTCATCTCCTAAAGCTTCGTAATCTTTAGCTCCATTAGAGTTTGGTTTATATTCAAATATATTTTTCATCAAAGCTGGCGCTTCAACTAAAGAAATATTATTTCTTATTTTTGCATTTATTAATTTATCTCCAAAATAGTTTTCTAACTGTTCTATTACTTCACTTGCCATGTTAACTCTAGAATCATATTGTGTTAAAAAAACTCCACCTATATTTAAATTAGGATTTATATCCTCTTTAACATTTTCAATAACCTCTAGTAAAACAGAAGCTCCTCTCATCTCAAAATATCCACTTTTTAAAGGAATATAAACTGAATCTGCAGAAGTTAAAGCGTTTAATGTTAAAGTCGATAAATTTGGAGAAGTATCCATTATACAAATATCATAGTTATCTTCTAATTTAGATAATCCCTTTTTTAATAATAATTCTCTTCCTAAAATAGAAACAAAATCAAGATTTGCCTTTTCAACATCTAAATTACTTGGTAATAAATCTATATTTTCTGCAATTGATAATAAGCTTTCTGATAAGTCTTTATCTTTTAAAGCATCATAAGCTGTTTTTTCTAAGTTTTCTAAATCAATTCCAAAAGCATCTGTTAAATTTCCTTGTGGATCTAAATCTATTGCTAAGACTTTATATCCTTTTTTGGCAAAATATCCAATTAAATTTAATGCTGAGGTTGTTTTAGCAACTCCACCCTTATTATTTGCAATAACTATTTTTCTCATTTAAATCCTCCACCATAATATTTTTTTCATATTATCCAACTACTAAATTTTAAATCAAATTTTTTCTTATTATCTCCTCTAAATTCTCTAGAGTCAATATTTTGTTTAAAAAAGCTGGCATACAATCCAAGATAATTCTCTTTTTTACATTTTCTAAACTTTCAATTTTTTCATCTAATAAATCTTCATATAAATCTATATATTCATTTATATACTTTTTCAATTTATCTTTATCTGTTATAACTACTCCACTATCTTCTTGTTTATTAATTTCTTGAGATTCTACTTTTTTTATTTCTTCTTTTTTAATGTTTCCCAATAGCTCTGGATATTTTTCTAAATAATCACATATTAATTTTTTTCGACTACCTATAAAAGCTATTTGTTGAATCTTTGTTTCCATTCCACATAAAGATATATATTCCCTATATACATATCCTTCAATTCCATCTTGTATTTCTTTAGGTAACTTCTCAAATTCAGAATAGATTAAGTCTTTATTTTCATTATTTATATCTATAGAATTTTTTTCAATTTCTGATACTATCTCTATTTTTTTTTCATTTTTTGGTGTTGTTTCTTCAACAAGATCTATAGCCCAATTATTTTCAAGTGTTTTTAAAAAATAGGCTCTAGGACTAGTTAGTTTTTTCTGTGCAGCTAAATATATTGCCGCCGCTTTTACTTTTTCATACCCATACTTTTCTAAAGTATTTTCCACAGTTTTATAGATAGATTTTAATTTTTTAGCCTTATCTGGCATTATTTTTATTATATCTTCTATCATTTCATCAGTTATTATAATTTCTGGTTTTAATTCTTTTATATTTTTCTCAGTATAACTTATTGCTAAATTATTATAAATTTCTTTTAGTTCTCTATTATCCTCTTGGAATCTTTCTTTCTTTAGAATATTATGTTCTTCTGTATAGAATATTTCAACATCGGCCTCTAACCAAGTTGTTTCTTTTAAAAACCTGAAATCTTTTATTAAATTTTTAGATTTTAGTTCAGTAAAAGCTTTCTCTAAAGTTTTTATTGTAACTGGTAAACTTCTTTTTTCATATTTTAGAGGTATTTTTTTTATAAGGGCAAATATAGATTCTCTTATACATAAGTTATCAAATCTTATTTTTTCTAATAGCATATATAAAGTTCTAGCTATACTAGAATTTATATCTAAAAGAATATCTGAGTCATAAACTAAATAACCTCTTTTTACAATATTTTTATAGAAATGATCTGATATTTTTATTAAGTAAAACTCTTTTATTCTATTATCATTTATAGTGTTTTTTATTTTTTTTATTTCTCCCAATGGAATTTCACTTTGAGATTTATAGGTTAATATAGGTGTACTAATCTCACCACTTAGAATAATTCCTAACTCATTTGAATACATTGTATTTTTAAATGTATAGTTTGATTTTGAGAGTCTAGATATTGCTTTTTTTATATCAGATAAATAATTATTTGTATTAATTTTAGCAGCTTCTTTTATCTCTCTTGCTGTAGCTATAAACTCTTGCTCCATTCCTTTTTCTTTCATAATTTTCATTAACGCAATAAAAATTCTTTCTTCAGCTTCACCTGGAATTAAATCTCCTGCGGCTGGAGTAACTGTAATAAAAATATCCTTATTTTTATTAAAAAAATAAGTCGTTATTTCGTTCTTTTTTCTTCGTGTATTTTTACTAAAAATT from Candidatus Cetobacterium colombiensis includes the following:
- a CDS encoding transposase, producing MKSEKPEVKLTDESVGIDLGVRDLATCSTGKIYKNINKTKRVKKFKKKLKRLQK
- a CDS encoding ParA family protein codes for the protein MRKIVIANNKGGVAKTTSALNLIGYFAKKGYKVLAIDLDPQGNLTDAFGIDLENLEKTAYDALKDKDLSESLLSIAENIDLLPSNLDVEKANLDFVSILGRELLLKKGLSKLEDNYDICIMDTSPNLSTLTLNALTSADSVYIPLKSGYFEMRGASVLLEVIENVKEDINPNLNIGGVFLTQYDSRVNMASEVIEQLENYFGDKLINAKIRNNISLVEAPALMKNIFEYKPNSNGAKDYEALGDEILKREQI